The Candidatus Poribacteria bacterium genome has a window encoding:
- a CDS encoding ferritin-like domain-containing protein, which yields MNQATNDAIIKELTRAYWLELETTINYLAISIDLDGIRAEEIKKSLATDIQTEITHAQELAARIKEIDGRVPGSFAFKPEQATLQPPEDSTDLVSAIHGVIEAENVAIEQYNKIIRLCDGLDYVTQDLCIKLLADEEKHRREFRGFLMEYEQD from the coding sequence ATGAATCAAGCAACAAACGACGCAATCATCAAAGAACTTACTCGCGCTTACTGGTTGGAGTTGGAAACAACGATTAATTACCTCGCTATTTCTATTGATCTGGACGGCATCCGTGCTGAAGAGATCAAGAAGTCTCTGGCAACAGATATCCAAACCGAAATTACACATGCCCAGGAACTTGCCGCCCGTATCAAGGAGATAGATGGGCGAGTGCCCGGCTCGTTTGCCTTTAAACCGGAACAAGCCACGCTTCAACCACCAGAAGATTCAACGGATCTTGTGTCAGCGATCCACGGGGTCATTGAGGCGGAAAATGTCGCGATTGAACAATACAATAAGATTATTCGCCTGTGCGACGGGTTAGACTACGTCACCCAAGACCTCTGCATCAAACTCCTTGCTGACGAAGAAAAGCATCGTAGAGAGTTCAGAGGATTCCTCATGGAATACGAGCAGGATTAA